The Cyanobacterium sp. T60_A2020_053 genome includes the window CGGGTAAGCAGAGGGTATTTTTTCCTTTCATGCGGTGATAGCGCACCAATGTATCGATTAAGGAAGTGTTGAAAGCGTGTCCCATGTGTAGTTGTCCTGTAACATTAGGAGGGGGAATCACGATGGCAAAAGGTTCGCCTTCTTGATGGGGATTGGCTTTGAAGGTTTCGTTTTCCTGCCAAAATTGTTGCCATTTGGCTTCGGTGGAGGGCGCTTCGTATTGCGGTGGTAGTATGGTTTCTCTAGCTGTCATGGTTGGTTTGGAGGGCGCTGTTATTTCAATTTATATTCTTTGTGTTGATTTTGCCACATCTTGACCATCTAGGCAATTTATGTATCGACATTAACAATGAAATACCTAATTATTTGAATGATATGGTTTTAAACTTTTGAGAACTTTCTCTGATATTTAAAGATAGAATGAAAGCGTCAGCGCCCCTCACCATGACTTTATGCTTCTCACCATTTCAATGATTATTACCTATGCACCGTTACCCTTCCAAAAAACTACTTTACATGTAGTAATTGGTTCAGAGTTACAAGAGCCTTTGAAAGAAATTGAGCGAATTTTTGAAGAAAATTATCCTAATATTGAGGTTAATTTAAAAGTGCAAGGATCGCAAGATATTGTTAATAATATTATTAACAAAAAAAATGATTTTCCAGTAACTATAGTAATTCCTGCTAGTGATGAATTAATCAGCGAATTAGATACACGGTTGAGGGCGCTGGGAAAAGAAAAACCATTTAACAATAACCCTCAACCCATTGCCGAAACTCTATTAGTTGCTATGGCATGGCAAGAAAGAGGAAAGCAATTATTTCCTAATAATAAATTTAACTGGGATCAACTAGAAAATGCTTTAATTAGCAAAAATTGGGGTGATATTAAAAGAGTAATGAATAATTAGCGTTGCTGATTTCGAGTATGGTTCATATTTATGGGAGATCGTTAAACTATTAAATAGTAAGTATTCCAGATTTTGGAGTTTTTATTTTCATACCTTGATTCAGCAATGCTCTAAGTTGTTATCTGCTACTGTACTCATGATAGAGTATTGTTTAACTGTTATTGCTTTAATTAAAGAGTAGCTATAACTACTCGTTTTAGTTGATGAAGTAAAATTTTTCATCGAAAAATCGAGGTTTTTAAACCCTCCCTTCTCTAAAGTAAGTATTTATCAATGGTAGTGGAAGCTACTTTTAAAATAAATTCTTCCCTTTGCTCTTTTGATCCTTTTTTATTGAACAATGAAACAACAAATCTTAACATGGCTAGACCGTTTACTCATTGCTGATGTTTTTCTTGTCATCATTGCTTTTGGTTGGTTTGCCATTGCTTTAGTGGGTAAATCTATGGGTATTCCTCTTGGCTGGGAAATTTGGTATAAGTTGTGGCAACCCGTTTTTAACCCAGCTATCGGTATATTATTTCTAGGTGCTTTAGTTAGTTGGCTAGGAAAAAAATGGCAACAAAGATTTGGTAACAATAGCAATTAATCCTTTTGAAACTAAGTTTTGCTGTAATAATAATTTTCGGCATTTTTGAGGGGCGCTATTTGAGCAAAATTATAGTAATCTTGCACTAGCTGAGACATTAAGCGATTTTTGATGCGCATTAACACTCCCTTCAATAAGCTATTGCCTGTGCTAGTTAACAGGGCTTTTGGAGTAAGCCACAAAGGGGGTGGTAAGTCAACTTCTACCGTTAAATCAGCTTGTCCTTGTAAGAACACATGATCTTCTTTATTCTCTGAAATTTGAGGAGATAACTTTCCTCTCAGTCGCAGGGAAAAACGACGATTAATATATTCTATGCCTTTAATCTCGCATGATTCTGATTGTAAATAAACAGTACCTGAAGCGCCCGTCCACACTTTTAATACTACCACAGGTTGAAAATGATAAATATCGAGAAAGTTAAGGGGGTTCATTTTTAGTTGGTAGCAATCATTACCTAAATATTGCATCAATCTTTCATCAGTAATGGCTTTGACTAGGCGCTGAGGTTGTTTAAGATAG containing:
- a CDS encoding substrate-binding domain-containing protein, which encodes MLLTISMIITYAPLPFQKTTLHVVIGSELQEPLKEIERIFEENYPNIEVNLKVQGSQDIVNNIINKKNDFPVTIVIPASDELISELDTRLRALGKEKPFNNNPQPIAETLLVAMAWQERGKQLFPNNKFNWDQLENALISKNWGDIKRVMNN
- a CDS encoding DUF1997 domain-containing protein yields the protein MKIKFEGQEKVNLEVKQQQIPIQHYLKQPQRLVKAITDERLMQYLGNDCYQLKMNPLNFLDIYHFQPVVVLKVWTGASGTVYLQSESCEIKGIEYINRRFSLRLRGKLSPQISENKEDHVFLQGQADLTVEVDLPPPLWLTPKALLTSTGNSLLKGVLMRIKNRLMSQLVQDYYNFAQIAPLKNAENYYYSKT